One Iodobacter fluviatilis genomic region harbors:
- a CDS encoding replication initiation protein has product MLQLELFTDRLPKRPYCKDEKDAPNLIRLSRHAIRRRYIQINPPNLRFWMPFDIDREGAALAWEDADLPPPNWAATNPANGHAHVAWALSAPVLSGDGSRDAPLRYLCGIEYAYREKMQADHGFNGLIVKNPAHAHWRTLWGPAVTYELSVLAEYVDLPKFIPKRKPEEIGLGRNCSVFDWLRLWAYKAIRQHWAKETRNFIVWQAKCYDRALERNGELLHPLDYREVWHIAASVARFCWKELTPEGFSQWQAAQGRKGGKASGMARAAANEDKRASARLMAAQGIPVKDIAEEIGTSLASVYRWISDSHEAISGNSPK; this is encoded by the coding sequence CTACCTAAACGGCCTTATTGCAAGGACGAGAAGGACGCACCGAACCTGATTCGGTTGTCTCGTCACGCCATCCGCCGCCGCTATATCCAGATCAACCCCCCTAATCTCCGTTTTTGGATGCCGTTTGATATCGACCGCGAAGGCGCAGCGCTGGCTTGGGAAGATGCCGATCTACCGCCACCGAACTGGGCGGCGACCAATCCCGCTAACGGCCACGCCCATGTAGCTTGGGCCTTATCCGCGCCTGTGCTGTCTGGGGATGGCTCACGGGATGCACCGCTACGCTATCTGTGCGGCATCGAGTACGCCTACCGCGAGAAGATGCAGGCAGACCATGGCTTTAATGGACTGATTGTTAAGAATCCCGCCCATGCCCATTGGCGCACGTTATGGGGGCCAGCCGTCACGTATGAGCTGTCTGTATTGGCCGAATACGTGGATTTGCCTAAATTCATCCCGAAGCGGAAACCGGAAGAAATCGGCCTAGGCCGTAACTGCAGTGTGTTTGATTGGCTGCGGCTATGGGCCTATAAAGCCATCCGGCAGCATTGGGCGAAAGAGACACGTAACTTCATAGTGTGGCAGGCCAAGTGCTACGACCGCGCCTTAGAACGCAATGGCGAGCTACTTCATCCGCTGGACTATCGGGAGGTTTGGCATATTGCGGCCAGCGTGGCCCGTTTCTGCTGGAAAGAACTCACGCCCGAAGGGTTTAGCCAGTGGCAGGCAGCACAGGGGCGTAAAGGTGGTAAAGCTTCAGGCATGGCTCGAGCTGCAGCCAATGAAGATAAGCGGGCCAGTGCTCGCTTGATGGCTGCACAGGGAATACCGGTTAAAGATATCGCGGAAGAAATTGGCACATCTTTGGCGTCGGTTTATCGGTGGATTTCGGATTCTCACGAAGCCATATCAGGTAACAGCCCGAAGTAG
- a CDS encoding PAAR domain-containing protein, translating to MKKVIRIGDPTSHGGTVLSGSPYRILYKKNVARMGDIVSCPQNGHTNCVIIEGDPSWLVDGKPVALEGHLTSCGAVLFSTLKEVDRSYEGAEAASTGGGVTAAAKKLTTQVTPKFDEQIRFFWPDRNVMAETRYKLTLADGSFISGTTDAAGKTKRIETETEQEITCAEIFPEQLFCCANHAEQLCALGGQAPTPQPLSIVLAMQGISTNSAQIGTSVVQHTVVPESSRALTMGEIEMATHIFKDSINYSKVKVHKGGLFGIPSKQNTAITPNGEIHFPAQAYFDDFSTVAEHFKIWFIHELVHVWQYQLGYKVVFFASDLAIRGGYSNDGKAGAAPAYRYDLNGKDVNKTLSQFNMEQQAELISHYFDALYLAGNRNTVAHTHNQEKLKQLSKALGSFRRTPKDPSLLPTSSAISP from the coding sequence ATGAAGAAAGTAATCCGAATAGGTGACCCAACCAGTCACGGCGGCACCGTTCTGAGCGGTTCGCCCTACCGTATTTTATACAAAAAAAATGTAGCGCGTATGGGCGATATAGTGTCTTGCCCACAAAATGGCCATACTAATTGCGTCATCATTGAAGGTGATCCATCTTGGCTCGTAGACGGTAAGCCTGTCGCACTGGAGGGCCATTTAACCAGCTGTGGCGCGGTGCTATTTTCTACCCTGAAAGAGGTTGATCGTTCTTATGAAGGAGCGGAAGCAGCATCTACAGGAGGAGGAGTAACAGCAGCAGCAAAAAAATTAACCACGCAAGTCACTCCAAAATTTGACGAGCAAATCCGCTTTTTTTGGCCTGATCGAAACGTAATGGCAGAAACACGATATAAGCTAACACTAGCGGATGGATCATTCATATCAGGCACCACCGACGCAGCAGGTAAAACCAAAAGGATTGAAACGGAAACAGAGCAAGAAATTACCTGTGCAGAGATATTCCCAGAACAGCTCTTTTGTTGCGCCAATCATGCGGAACAGCTTTGCGCCCTTGGAGGACAAGCTCCAACACCACAACCACTGTCTATCGTATTAGCTATGCAAGGGATTAGCACCAATTCAGCCCAAATTGGAACCTCAGTTGTTCAGCACACCGTAGTGCCAGAATCTTCTAGAGCTTTAACCATGGGTGAAATTGAAATGGCAACACACATTTTTAAAGATTCAATTAATTACAGCAAAGTCAAAGTACATAAAGGCGGGCTCTTCGGAATACCAAGCAAACAAAACACCGCCATCACTCCTAATGGAGAAATTCACTTCCCAGCACAAGCCTATTTCGATGATTTCTCAACGGTTGCAGAGCATTTTAAAATTTGGTTTATCCATGAACTCGTGCATGTCTGGCAATATCAATTAGGTTACAAAGTAGTATTTTTTGCCAGCGACTTAGCCATACGTGGTGGCTATTCGAATGATGGAAAAGCCGGAGCAGCACCAGCTTACCGTTATGACTTGAACGGAAAAGATGTAAACAAAACATTATCTCAATTCAATATGGAACAACAAGCCGAACTAATTTCACATTACTTTGACGCGCTCTATCTAGCTGGAAATAGAAATACCGTCGCACATACACACAACCAAGAAAAACTGAAACAACTAAGTAAAGCACTCGGTAGCTTCCGACGTACCCCCAAAGATCCCTCATTACTACCAACATCTAGTGCAATAAGCCCATGA
- a CDS encoding mobilization protein yields MSGIDKRIEELELRLKQAKALKNKQEAQKRAALAKIERAKETRKKILAGSLMLHLMAQEGEEGAKWKHALGRRLDEWLTRADDRELFNMQPLSEKTNEEKQNSNQPSLI; encoded by the coding sequence ATGTCAGGCATCGACAAGCGAATTGAGGAATTAGAGCTAAGGCTGAAACAGGCTAAAGCACTAAAGAACAAACAAGAGGCACAGAAACGGGCCGCTCTCGCAAAAATAGAACGCGCCAAGGAAACGAGAAAGAAAATCCTAGCTGGTTCATTAATGCTTCATCTTATGGCGCAGGAAGGGGAAGAGGGCGCAAAATGGAAGCATGCCCTAGGTAGACGCTTGGATGAATGGCTAACCCGTGCAGATGATAGGGAGTTGTTTAATATGCAACCCCTCTCAGAAAAAACTAACGAAGAAAAACAAAACTCTAACCAACCCAGTCTGATTTAA